A single genomic interval of Flavobacteriales bacterium harbors:
- the murD gene encoding UDP-N-acetylmuramoyl-L-alanine--D-glutamate ligase, with protein MSSMVVLGAQESGVGAALLARKLGLPVFVSDGGPIKPRYREVLEAHDIPFEEGGHSAARVLAADEVVKSPGIPDSAALVAAAHERGIPVISEVELAARHTTAPIVAITGSNGKTTTTLLTHHILMKAGLDAGLGGNVGRSFAGLVAERDHALYVLELSSFQLDGIRSLRPHIAVLLNITPDHLDRYAYRMENYVASKFRIAMNMTGADHFIHNADDPEVARGLDLHPVHAQRWPFSIQRPVDRGGWLDDTHIHIHTDQNPFRMSILELALQGRHNVYNSLAAGIAARILDVRSESLRESLSDFQNVEHRLERVATVNGVTFINDSKATNVNSAWYALESMDRPVIWIAGGVDKGNDYSTLLPLVKQRVKAIVCLGMDNAKVHAVFGAVVPTITDTDSAEGAVRAAYDLSEPGDAVLLSPACASFDLFENYEERGRRFKAAVKAL; from the coding sequence ATGAGCTCGATGGTGGTGCTCGGTGCGCAGGAGAGCGGGGTGGGCGCGGCGCTGCTGGCCCGCAAGCTCGGCCTGCCCGTGTTCGTCAGCGATGGCGGACCGATCAAGCCGCGCTACCGGGAGGTGCTCGAGGCCCACGACATCCCCTTCGAGGAGGGCGGTCATTCGGCCGCCCGCGTGCTGGCCGCCGATGAGGTGGTGAAGAGCCCGGGCATCCCCGACTCCGCCGCCCTGGTCGCCGCCGCGCATGAGCGTGGCATCCCCGTGATCAGCGAGGTGGAGCTCGCCGCCCGGCACACCACCGCGCCCATCGTGGCCATCACCGGCAGCAACGGCAAGACCACCACCACGCTGCTCACCCACCATATCCTGATGAAGGCCGGACTGGACGCCGGTCTGGGCGGGAACGTCGGCCGCAGCTTCGCCGGCCTGGTCGCCGAGCGTGACCACGCCCTGTACGTGCTGGAGCTGAGCAGCTTCCAGCTCGATGGCATCCGCTCGTTGCGGCCGCACATCGCCGTCCTGCTCAACATCACCCCGGACCATCTGGACCGGTACGCATACCGGATGGAGAACTACGTCGCGAGCAAGTTCCGGATCGCGATGAACATGACCGGCGCGGACCACTTCATCCACAATGCCGACGATCCGGAGGTGGCGCGCGGGCTTGACCTGCATCCGGTGCACGCGCAACGCTGGCCCTTCTCCATCCAACGTCCCGTTGACCGGGGCGGATGGCTCGACGATACGCACATCCACATCCACACCGACCAAAACCCGTTCCGCATGTCCATCCTCGAACTCGCCCTGCAGGGCAGGCACAACGTGTACAACTCGCTGGCGGCCGGCATCGCCGCGCGCATCCTGGACGTGCGCAGCGAGTCCCTGCGCGAGAGCCTGAGCGACTTCCAGAACGTGGAGCACCGCCTGGAGCGCGTCGCCACCGTGAACGGGGTCACCTTCATCAACGACTCGAAGGCCACCAATGTGAACAGTGCCTGGTACGCCCTGGAGAGCATGGACCGGCCCGTGATCTGGATCGCGGGCGGTGTGGACAAAGGCAATGACTACAGCACGCTGTTGCCGCTGGTGAAGCAGCGTGTGAAGGCCATCGTGTGCCTCGGCATGGACAACGCCAAGGTCCATGCCGTCTTCGGTGCGGTGGTGCCCACCATCACGGACACCGACAGTGCCGAGGGCGCCGTTCGTGCGGCCTACGACCTCAGCGAGCCCGGTGATGCGGTGCTGCTCAGCCCCGCCTGCGCCAGCTTCGACCTGTTCGAGAACTACGAGGAGCGCGGCCGTCGGTTCAAGGCCGCCGTCAAGGCCCTTTGA
- a CDS encoding phospho-N-acetylmuramoyl-pentapeptide-transferase — translation MLYHLFKAIGFALPGSGAFNYISFRAGMAVFVSLLISLWFGKGIIRLLRRMQVGETVRDLGLEGQMGKQGTPTMGGLIILSAILIPTLLFARLDNIYILLMLSVTVWLGVIGFIDDHIKVFKKDKRGLAGRFKVVGQVGIGIIVGAVVYFHPSIRTKVEVPPVLAEQLDPAALSTFVEEDGTVHHLLDRKSPNTTIPFVKGNEFNYSSVLGLFGRDARRYTWVLYILVVIFIITAVSNGANITDGLDGLATGTSAIMVLALGVLAYVSGNIIFSEYLDIMYIPDSGELAVYIGAMLGACIGFLWYNAYPAQVFMGDTGSLALGGIIATLAILVRKELLIPVLCGVFLVENLSVVMQVSWFKYTKRKYGEGRRIFLMSPLHHHFQKKGIHESKIVSRFWIVGIMLAVLSIVTLKLR, via the coding sequence ATGCTGTACCACCTGTTCAAGGCCATCGGCTTCGCCCTCCCCGGCAGCGGGGCCTTCAACTACATCTCCTTCCGCGCGGGCATGGCCGTCTTCGTGTCGCTGCTCATCAGCCTGTGGTTCGGCAAGGGCATCATCCGGTTGCTGCGCCGCATGCAGGTGGGCGAAACGGTGCGCGACCTGGGCCTCGAGGGCCAGATGGGGAAGCAGGGCACGCCGACCATGGGCGGGCTCATCATCCTCTCGGCCATCCTGATCCCCACCCTGCTGTTCGCCCGCCTGGACAACATCTACATCCTGCTGATGCTGTCCGTCACCGTCTGGCTCGGTGTCATCGGCTTCATCGATGACCACATCAAGGTCTTCAAGAAGGACAAGCGCGGGCTGGCGGGGCGGTTCAAGGTGGTCGGGCAGGTGGGCATCGGCATCATCGTCGGTGCGGTGGTCTATTTCCACCCGTCCATCCGCACCAAGGTGGAGGTGCCCCCGGTGCTCGCCGAGCAGCTCGATCCCGCCGCGCTCAGCACGTTCGTGGAGGAGGACGGCACGGTGCATCACCTGCTGGACCGCAAGAGCCCGAACACGACCATCCCCTTCGTGAAGGGCAACGAGTTCAACTACTCCTCGGTGCTCGGCCTGTTCGGTCGGGACGCGCGGCGCTACACCTGGGTGCTCTACATCCTGGTCGTCATCTTCATCATCACCGCGGTGAGCAACGGGGCCAACATCACCGACGGCCTTGACGGACTCGCCACGGGCACCTCGGCCATCATGGTGCTGGCGCTGGGCGTGCTGGCCTATGTGAGCGGCAACATCATCTTCTCGGAGTACCTGGACATCATGTACATCCCCGACAGCGGGGAGCTGGCCGTTTACATCGGTGCGATGCTCGGGGCGTGCATCGGCTTCCTCTGGTACAACGCCTATCCGGCGCAGGTCTTCATGGGCGACACCGGCAGCCTCGCGCTGGGGGGCATCATCGCCACGCTCGCCATCCTGGTGCGCAAGGAGCTGCTGATCCCCGTGCTGTGCGGGGTCTTCCTGGTGGAGAACCTCAGCGTGGTGATGCAGGTGTCCTGGTTCAAGTACACCAAGCGGAAGTATGGTGAGGGCCGTCGGATCTTCCTGATGTCGCCCCTGCATCATCACTTCCAGAAGAAAGGCATCCACGAAAGCAAGATCGTGAGCCGGTTCTGGATCGTCGGCATCATGCTCGCCGTGTTGAGCATCGTCACCCTCAAACTGCGATGA
- a CDS encoding UDP-N-acetylmuramoyl-L-alanyl-D-glutamate--2,6-diaminopimelate ligase — MKLLKDILYRARLEQVVGSTNAAIEKLCADSREVVPFSAFFALKGTRVDGHDHIDQAVERGATAIVCERMPERYREGVSYVRVADSTHALAVAAANFHDHPSRALTLVGITGTNGKTSTATLLYRLFRALGHKCGLISTVEVRIGQRTIPATHTTPDAVRLNALLREMVEEKVTHCFMEVSSHGVVQERITGLHFDVGVFTNITHDHLDYHGTFAAYIQAKKRFFDQLGADALALVNADDPNSAVMVQNTAARKRSYAVHGMADHRARIIENELTGLHLNIDGHDVYTRLVGAFNASNLLAVYAVAVHLGLAPMDVLTALSDLEPPRGRFQAVRGPGGVLGVVDYAHTPDALRNVLETMRGVCSADQRVITVVGCGGDRDRAKRPVMAHIAAELSDRVVLTSDNPRSEDPMAILAEMRAGVPAGDADRVFVNADRREAIRQAVGMAAPGDAVLVAGKGHETYQEVAGVRHPFDDAAVLKETLELMHR; from the coding sequence ATGAAGCTGCTGAAGGACATCCTCTACCGCGCGCGCCTCGAACAGGTGGTGGGCAGCACCAATGCCGCCATCGAGAAGCTCTGTGCCGACAGCCGTGAGGTGGTGCCGTTCAGCGCCTTCTTCGCCTTGAAAGGCACCCGGGTCGATGGGCACGACCACATCGATCAGGCGGTGGAGCGCGGCGCCACGGCCATCGTGTGCGAACGCATGCCGGAGCGGTACAGGGAGGGCGTCTCCTACGTGCGGGTGGCCGACAGCACCCATGCGCTCGCCGTGGCCGCGGCCAACTTCCACGATCATCCCTCGCGCGCGCTCACTCTCGTGGGCATCACCGGTACCAACGGAAAGACGAGCACCGCGACCCTGCTGTACCGCCTCTTCCGCGCGCTCGGGCACAAGTGCGGCCTCATCAGCACCGTCGAGGTCCGCATCGGCCAGCGCACCATCCCGGCCACGCACACCACGCCCGATGCGGTGCGACTGAACGCCCTGCTGCGCGAGATGGTGGAGGAGAAGGTGACCCACTGCTTCATGGAGGTGAGCAGCCATGGGGTGGTGCAGGAGCGCATCACGGGCCTGCACTTCGACGTGGGGGTGTTCACGAACATCACGCACGACCACCTGGACTACCACGGCACGTTCGCCGCGTACATCCAGGCCAAGAAGCGCTTCTTCGACCAGCTCGGGGCCGACGCGCTGGCGCTGGTGAACGCCGACGACCCCAACAGTGCCGTGATGGTGCAGAACACCGCGGCCCGCAAGCGCAGCTACGCGGTGCATGGCATGGCGGACCATCGTGCCCGCATCATCGAGAACGAGCTCACCGGCCTCCACCTCAACATCGATGGCCACGACGTGTACACCCGTCTGGTCGGCGCCTTCAACGCGAGCAACCTGCTCGCCGTTTACGCGGTGGCCGTGCATCTCGGGCTCGCACCGATGGACGTGCTCACCGCGCTGAGCGACCTGGAGCCGCCCCGGGGCCGTTTCCAGGCCGTGAGAGGTCCGGGCGGTGTGCTCGGTGTGGTGGACTACGCCCACACGCCCGACGCCCTGCGCAACGTGCTGGAGACCATGCGGGGTGTCTGCAGTGCGGACCAGCGCGTGATCACGGTGGTGGGCTGCGGCGGCGACCGCGACCGGGCCAAACGACCCGTGATGGCCCACATCGCCGCGGAGCTCAGCGACCGTGTGGTGCTCACCAGCGACAATCCACGCAGTGAGGACCCGATGGCGATCCTCGCCGAGATGCGGGCCGGTGTGCCCGCGGGGGACGCGGACCGCGTGTTCGTGAACGCCGACCGCCGCGAGGCCATCCGCCAGGCCGTGGGCATGGCCGCGCCCGGTGATGCGGTGCTCGTCGCAGGCAAGGGGCACGAGACCTACCAGGAGGTCGCGGGAGTGCGCCACCCCTTCGATGATGCCGCCGTGCTGAAGGAGACCCTTGAACTGATGCACCGCTGA
- a CDS encoding transpeptidase family protein — protein sequence MDPQRAFRLRTLFVYSALLLFALAIVVQLFTIQLVEGEQWTARAEHVATAYRTVQPDRGHIFSEDGRLLSTSVPEYEVRMDMMADGLSDELLRAEIDDLCQALSTLFADRTAAEYRRDLLAARARGDRYHLVKRKVDHEQLQVVKEMPLYRRGRFASGLILEKRTVRIRPFGRLAARSVGYVLKDSNAIGIEGGFDTWLRGVTGRRLERRLTGGIWMPIDDGNGQDPVPGSDVHTTIDINLQDVADAALEAQLRKHGAHHGCVVVMEVATGYIKAISNLTLQGDSTYVEDLNYAVGLTTEPGSTFKTASLMVALEDGVVKATDTVDTRNGQVRFHDRIMKDSHEGGYGRITVHRALEVSSNTAVSQVIHKAYRNDPKRFVAGLRRMGLDRPLGVRIPGEGLPVMRDPGDKGWSGVSLPWMSIGYEISLTPLQVLAFYNAIANDGRLMQPQFVSRVTRAGKELQRFDPLVLNERICSPSTLEQVRRMLEGVVDTGTATNLKAAHFRIAGKTGTAQIAKERSGYKSAGVSYQASFAGYFPADAPRYSCIVVVSSPSMSGYYGNVVAGPIFKEIADKIHSNRLEMQTGLAGLAPPQERTPVTFGGHAGDLRTALAGLGVPVQQEGEGEWVVSQAADTSVVLRPRGLPGDAQHVVPNVQGMGLRDALYLLENRGLRVQVSGAGMVRRQSLTPGHRFTPGTTILLELTT from the coding sequence ATGGACCCCCAACGCGCCTTCCGCCTCCGCACCCTGTTCGTCTACAGCGCGCTGCTGCTGTTCGCGCTGGCCATCGTGGTGCAGCTGTTCACCATCCAGCTGGTGGAGGGTGAGCAGTGGACGGCCCGCGCCGAGCACGTGGCCACGGCCTACCGGACCGTTCAGCCCGACCGCGGGCACATCTTCAGCGAGGATGGACGGCTGCTGAGCACCAGCGTACCGGAGTACGAGGTGCGCATGGACATGATGGCCGACGGGCTCAGTGACGAGCTCCTGCGGGCCGAGATCGACGACCTCTGCCAGGCCCTCAGCACCCTGTTCGCCGATCGCACCGCAGCCGAGTACCGTCGCGACCTGCTCGCCGCGCGGGCCCGCGGGGACCGCTATCACCTGGTGAAGCGCAAGGTGGACCACGAGCAGCTGCAGGTGGTGAAGGAGATGCCCCTGTACCGTCGCGGACGCTTCGCCAGCGGTCTCATCCTGGAGAAGCGCACCGTGCGCATCCGGCCCTTCGGCCGGCTGGCGGCCCGCTCCGTCGGCTATGTCCTGAAGGACAGCAACGCCATCGGCATCGAAGGCGGCTTCGATACCTGGTTGCGCGGTGTCACCGGCCGCCGTCTGGAGCGCCGCCTCACCGGAGGCATCTGGATGCCGATCGATGATGGCAACGGACAGGACCCCGTTCCCGGCAGCGATGTGCACACCACCATCGACATCAACCTGCAGGACGTGGCCGATGCGGCGCTCGAGGCCCAGCTGCGCAAGCACGGTGCCCACCATGGTTGTGTGGTGGTGATGGAGGTGGCCACCGGCTACATCAAGGCGATCAGCAACCTCACGCTGCAGGGAGACAGCACCTACGTGGAGGACCTCAACTACGCGGTGGGCCTCACCACCGAACCGGGCTCCACCTTCAAGACCGCGAGCCTGATGGTGGCGCTCGAGGACGGCGTGGTGAAGGCCACCGATACGGTGGACACGCGCAACGGCCAGGTGCGGTTCCACGACCGCATCATGAAGGATTCGCATGAGGGCGGCTACGGCAGGATCACCGTGCACCGCGCGCTGGAGGTGAGCAGCAACACCGCCGTTTCGCAGGTCATCCACAAGGCCTATCGCAACGACCCGAAGCGGTTCGTGGCGGGGCTGCGCAGGATGGGCCTCGACCGTCCGCTCGGGGTGCGGATTCCCGGAGAGGGGCTGCCGGTGATGCGCGATCCCGGCGACAAGGGCTGGAGCGGAGTGAGCCTTCCGTGGATGAGCATCGGCTACGAGATCAGCCTCACACCGCTCCAGGTGCTGGCCTTCTACAACGCCATCGCCAACGACGGCAGGCTGATGCAGCCTCAATTCGTGTCGCGTGTGACCCGCGCGGGCAAGGAGCTGCAGCGCTTCGACCCGTTGGTGCTCAACGAGCGGATCTGTTCGCCCTCCACGCTCGAGCAGGTGCGCCGGATGCTGGAAGGGGTCGTGGACACGGGCACCGCCACCAACCTGAAGGCCGCTCACTTCCGCATCGCGGGCAAAACGGGCACGGCGCAGATCGCCAAGGAACGTTCGGGCTACAAGAGCGCGGGCGTGAGCTACCAGGCCTCCTTCGCCGGTTACTTCCCCGCCGACGCGCCTCGCTACAGCTGCATCGTGGTGGTGAGCTCCCCCAGCATGAGCGGCTATTACGGCAACGTGGTGGCCGGTCCCATCTTCAAGGAGATCGCGGACAAGATCCACAGCAACCGCCTGGAGATGCAGACGGGCCTGGCCGGGCTGGCCCCGCCCCAGGAACGCACCCCGGTGACCTTCGGCGGCCATGCCGGCGACCTGCGCACCGCCCTTGCCGGGCTGGGCGTGCCCGTGCAGCAGGAGGGCGAGGGCGAATGGGTGGTGTCCCAGGCCGCCGACACCAGCGTGGTGCTGCGGCCACGCGGCCTGCCCGGTGATGCGCAGCACGTGGTGCCCAACGTGCAGGGCATGGGCCTGCGCGATGCGCTCTACCTCCTCGAGAACCGCGGCCTGCGCGTGCAGGTCTCGGGGGCGGGCATGGTGCGCCGCCAGTCGCTCACCCCCGGCCATCGCTTCACCCCGGGCACCACCATCCTGCTCGAGCTCACCACATGA
- the rsmH gene encoding 16S rRNA (cytosine(1402)-N(4))-methyltransferase RsmH, which yields MRMASEYHAPVLSQPCVNGLNIRPDGVYVDVTFGGGGHSRAILERLGPQGALIAFDRDADAWARALHDPRFTLVRSDFRWVRNHLRFLGRLPVDGLLADLGVSSHQFDTAARGFSFRHEGPLDMRMDRRARRTAADLVNAADEAGLTRVLRTYGEVDAPHRVARCILRASAGKRITTTGHLVDALRPVTPRQDANGFLAQVFQALRIAVNDELGSLERLLTESPSIIRPGGRLVVISYHSLEDRLVKHWMRAGDLGGEERKDLYGNSLRPFRPLNTKAIRPDDLEINQNPRARSARLRIAERT from the coding sequence ATGCGAATGGCCAGTGAGTACCACGCTCCCGTTCTTTCCCAACCTTGTGTCAATGGCCTGAACATCCGTCCCGATGGCGTCTACGTGGACGTCACCTTCGGCGGCGGCGGGCACAGCCGGGCGATCCTCGAACGCCTCGGTCCCCAGGGGGCGCTCATCGCCTTCGACCGTGACGCCGACGCGTGGGCGAGGGCCCTGCACGACCCGCGGTTCACGCTGGTGCGCTCCGACTTCCGGTGGGTGCGCAACCACCTGCGCTTCCTCGGCCGGCTTCCGGTCGATGGCCTCCTGGCGGATCTGGGGGTGAGCAGCCACCAGTTCGACACCGCGGCGCGCGGCTTCAGCTTCCGCCACGAGGGTCCGCTGGACATGCGCATGGACCGGCGCGCACGACGCACCGCGGCCGACCTGGTGAACGCCGCGGATGAGGCCGGGCTCACCCGTGTGCTGCGCACCTATGGTGAGGTGGACGCGCCGCATCGTGTGGCCCGCTGCATCCTCAGGGCCTCCGCCGGGAAGCGCATCACCACCACCGGGCATCTGGTGGATGCGCTCCGACCGGTGACGCCGCGCCAGGATGCCAACGGCTTCCTCGCCCAGGTCTTCCAGGCCCTGCGCATCGCGGTGAACGATGAGCTCGGCTCCCTGGAGCGCCTGCTCACCGAGAGCCCGTCGATCATCCGGCCCGGTGGCCGCCTGGTGGTGATCAGCTATCACAGCCTGGAGGACAGGCTGGTGAAGCACTGGATGCGCGCGGGCGACCTCGGCGGCGAGGAGCGGAAGGACCTCTACGGCAACAGCCTCCGACCCTTCAGGCCATTGAACACGAAGGCGATCAGACCGGACGACTTGGAGATCAACCAGAACCCCCGGGCGCGCAGCGCCAGGCTCAGGATCGCAGAACGAACGTGA
- the mraZ gene encoding division/cell wall cluster transcriptional repressor MraZ: MLNLLGEYDLRLDAKGRLVLPSGLKRQLAEVATKGFVIARDVFKPCLVLYPMSEWERTQAMMARLNPFVEKNREFIRRFTNGATRVELDGSDRILLPKPLMDHAGIGKDLKVMGLLDRVELWSKEGHARMQREAVDLTALAEEVMGSLGNANGQ, translated from the coding sequence ATGCTGAACCTCCTGGGTGAATACGATCTGCGGCTGGACGCCAAAGGGCGTCTGGTGCTGCCGAGCGGGCTGAAGCGTCAGCTCGCCGAGGTGGCGACCAAGGGTTTCGTGATCGCCCGCGATGTGTTCAAGCCGTGCCTGGTGCTGTACCCCATGAGCGAGTGGGAGCGGACGCAGGCCATGATGGCCCGCCTGAACCCCTTTGTGGAGAAGAACCGGGAGTTCATCCGGCGCTTCACGAACGGGGCCACCCGGGTGGAGCTCGATGGCAGCGACCGCATCCTGCTGCCCAAGCCACTGATGGACCATGCCGGCATCGGCAAGGACCTGAAGGTGATGGGCCTGCTCGACCGGGTGGAGCTCTGGAGCAAGGAGGGCCATGCTCGGATGCAGCGCGAGGCCGTGGACCTCACCGCCCTCGCCGAAGAGGTGATGGGCAGCCTAGGCAATGCGAATGGCCAGTGA
- a CDS encoding alpha/beta hydrolase, translating into MLHGLKEEGEFRYVEEGDGPVLLFLHGLFGALSNFEEVFRHFAGRYRVVVPMLPLYSMPMLSTNVPALAEFLHRFIRHKGYTEVNLLGNSLGGHVALIHCARRPEGVRTLILTGSSGLYENAFGGSFPRREDKEYLRKKIALTFHDPRHATDELVDECYETVNDKAKLIRILALAKSAIRHNMARDLPKLSMPVCLIWGRQDGITPPEVAEEFHQLIPGSELYWVDECGHAAMMEQPAVFNRILDEWLTRKLA; encoded by the coding sequence ATGTTGCACGGGTTGAAGGAGGAAGGCGAGTTCCGCTACGTGGAGGAGGGCGATGGTCCCGTGCTTCTCTTCCTGCACGGCCTGTTCGGGGCCCTGAGCAATTTCGAGGAGGTGTTCCGCCACTTCGCCGGGCGGTACCGGGTGGTGGTGCCCATGCTGCCCTTGTACAGCATGCCGATGCTGAGCACGAACGTGCCCGCCCTGGCCGAATTCCTGCACAGGTTCATCCGGCACAAGGGCTACACCGAGGTGAACCTGCTGGGCAATTCACTGGGCGGCCATGTGGCCCTGATCCACTGCGCCCGTCGGCCCGAAGGTGTGCGCACCCTGATCCTCACCGGCAGCAGCGGCCTGTACGAGAACGCCTTCGGCGGCAGCTTCCCCCGCCGGGAGGACAAGGAGTACCTGCGCAAGAAGATCGCCCTCACCTTCCATGACCCTCGGCATGCGACGGACGAGCTGGTGGACGAGTGCTATGAGACGGTGAACGACAAGGCCAAGCTCATCCGGATCCTCGCACTGGCCAAGAGCGCGATCCGGCACAACATGGCGCGCGACCTGCCGAAGCTCTCCATGCCCGTATGCCTCATTTGGGGAAGGCAGGACGGCATCACCCCGCCGGAGGTGGCCGAGGAGTTCCACCAGCTGATCCCCGGCAGCGAGCTGTATTGGGTGGATGAATGCGGCCATGCAGCGATGATGGAGCAACCCGCCGTCTTCAACCGCATCCTCGACGAATGGCTGACGCGCAAGCTGGCCTGA
- a CDS encoding YihA family ribosome biogenesis GTP-binding protein, whose translation MRTLNATHLGSGREARHWPAPTLPEYAFIGRSNVGKSSLVNMLVGINKLARVSATPGKTRNVEHFRVEPTRGDSGRPWLLADLPGYGFARTSRSEREEWKRMIDRYLLTRENLQCVFVLVDARHEPQNSDLDMIQWLGENGIPFVIAFTKSDKLAQPKVQSNVALFRRVLKKTWQNLPLMFITSSGTRQGREAVLEYIDGINAQWVAGG comes from the coding sequence ATGCGCACCCTGAACGCCACGCACCTGGGCAGCGGCCGCGAGGCCCGGCACTGGCCTGCGCCCACCCTGCCCGAGTACGCCTTCATCGGTCGCAGCAACGTGGGCAAGAGCTCGCTGGTGAACATGCTCGTGGGCATCAACAAACTGGCGCGCGTGAGCGCCACACCGGGCAAGACCAGGAACGTGGAACACTTCCGGGTGGAACCGACCCGGGGCGATTCGGGTCGACCGTGGCTCCTGGCCGACCTTCCCGGATACGGGTTCGCGCGCACGAGCCGCAGCGAGCGGGAGGAGTGGAAGCGCATGATCGACCGGTACCTGCTCACACGGGAGAACCTGCAATGCGTGTTCGTCCTGGTGGACGCCCGGCACGAGCCGCAGAACAGCGATCTGGACATGATCCAGTGGTTGGGCGAGAACGGCATCCCCTTCGTCATCGCCTTCACCAAGAGCGACAAGCTGGCCCAGCCCAAGGTGCAGAGCAACGTCGCGCTGTTCCGAAGGGTGCTGAAGAAGACCTGGCAGAACCTGCCGTTGATGTTCATCACCTCCAGCGGAACACGTCAGGGACGTGAGGCCGTCCTGGAGTACATCGATGGCATCAACGCGCAGTGGGTGGCCGGTGGTTGA
- the gldC gene encoding gliding motility protein GldC: protein MRTSEIRLDVQLDENHVPERIHWEAEDGGARSEARAVLLALWDEREQNTLRIDLWTKTMSVDDMKRFFHQNILTMADTFERATGEGRMAAQMRDFGAYFAEHMLGAKPQE from the coding sequence ATGAGGACATCGGAGATCCGGCTCGACGTGCAACTGGACGAGAACCATGTGCCCGAGCGCATCCATTGGGAGGCCGAGGACGGCGGGGCGCGCAGTGAGGCGCGCGCCGTGCTCCTGGCGCTCTGGGACGAACGCGAGCAGAACACCCTGCGCATCGACCTGTGGACGAAGACCATGAGCGTGGACGACATGAAGCGCTTCTTCCACCAGAACATCCTCACCATGGCCGACACCTTCGAGCGTGCGACCGGGGAAGGGCGCATGGCCGCGCAGATGCGCGATTTCGGCGCCTACTTCGCCGAACACATGCTGGGTGCGAAGCCGCAGGAGTGA